The window ACTGTTAGAAATATTAGATCTGCGTCCTTCACATTTATTTTTTACAGTGGGTCACAGCTCTTTGTTCGTTCTCCTCTTCCTTCAACTGTTAGAAATTTTAGATCTGCAGGCCACCACTATCTGCTCTAGCCATATTCCTGCActaaattaatccaattttcgTAATGAATAAAATGGATATACAGTTTCATGATAGATAAGGAGATATAAAGTTTTGTGGTAATTTAATTAGGCATTATTTAGAATCAGATATTACATAAAATCATGAATCTCATTCTTTTTAGTAACATAAAACTTGAAAAAGAATCTAAATAAAAACCCAACCAATTTATAAGAATTggaaatatgagttttttttgttCAACGAAAATTAGAACCCAGATGGGAATTTTGATTTGTTGGGAATTTTGATTTTGAAACAAAcaatgatgaaaaacttcaaGGGTTGCATAATAAAACTGCATCAAAAAAATTAGCAGTAATAGTTGCCCATGGAGAACAAAAACAGAGCAAAGAGGTTGTTGGCGGTGGCTTTTGAGAAAGGACGGCAAAGAAAAGAGATTGAAACCAGGCACAGATCTAATTGCAGGAGAAaagaaaagtaaaataaatttattttaatttttaagaaaATTTAATTACCACATGTCTTGATTTAATTAGCTATGGCATACCACATCAGATTTTGATGTGGTATGCCCAGCGGACAGTAAAATTTCTCGACTTGCAATGTTATAAACATCCATGCAATGCAACTCAAGCTCTTACAAGTAAACTCAACCTAATTTACTcaagttttttattattaacaaAACACTCTATCTagttataaaatataaactatCAAAACCATGAAATTCACATCATTATCAACAACCTATACATGCATTAGGTTAGTGTTGGATTTTAGAGATACTATATTAtagaaaaaaatgatttaaaatTCAACTAAATAGGACGGATTGTATCAAATATTGgataaaatttttttttgattaaGTACTGTTTAATCTAATActgaattgtttttttttctcatatATTTATTTCAATCCAAGTATTTTGAATATTGGCACTCATCAATACcaagtttattttgtttaaaactAATTAACTGCAAACAATTAAACATGATCTAacatcttataaaaaaaaacatggttTAACAAAAAGGTAATATCCATCGCGTGTTTTTGTAAGCTATGGCACATTATCCATCACATCTTCAATGAAACGTCTTAAAATTGAGAGTGAAGATCCACCTTCCATCAATGTGGTCTTACTCTTTTCACTCATCTCTTTCACATTTGTCCTTACTTTGCTATCATGCTCCATCACACATCTTATTCCCCTTTCTATCTCTTCAGCTTTTACTATTACATCGTTTTCTTTTctataatccattttaatttcaACTCCTAATTCCAACTCTTCCACCAATTGAAATGCGTTAAGTTGTTGTTCCGCATAAATTGGCCACGTGGCAATTGGAACACCGTACCGTATGCTCTCTAGTGTAGAATTCCATCCACAATGCGAAACAAATCCTCCAATACTTGGATGACGCAATATTTCTGTTTGTGGGGCCCATCCAATTATCTTTCCAATCTCAGCTGTTCGATCCATGAATCCTATAGGTAAAACTTCTTCGAGGTTCTCGTAATCAGTTGggtattccatttttttctCGTCTCCTGATGGACGCCGTAGAGACCATAGGAATCGGTGTTTACTGTGTTCTAAAGCGCAGGCAATTTCTTTCACCTGCTCCACATTGAAACTTCCCATGCTCCCAAAACACAGGAATACTACAGATAAGGCTGGTTGATCATCAAGCCAATCTATGATTACGTTTTTTTGACCGTTACTTTCGTCGGATCCCAAATTCAGGATGGGTCCCACTGGATACACAGGAGGGTTTTTACCTTCTGAAAGAGCAGTAACAGCGTGACATTCCAGGTCAGTAAACGTATTTACTATAATACCCCTAGCTTTTCTTA is drawn from Euphorbia lathyris chromosome 9, ddEupLath1.1, whole genome shotgun sequence and contains these coding sequences:
- the LOC136205138 gene encoding anthocyanidin 3-O-glucosyltransferase 6-like, which gives rise to MNKKAELIFIPSPGVGHLASSVEAAKLLLDRDNRLSISVIIFNRSSDSKLTNYTDSLTTTDRFRLFNISVDSDSNLGFGFIQTKKPQVKEAVSDLISTSGLPLAGFVLDMFCTSMMDVAAEFGVPSYFFFTSSAAFLGFKFHLQFLHDEHQVDPTQYKDSDAVLDFPTLVKPLPARVLPTVVLQKEWLPFFLDHARAIRKARGIIVNTFTDLECHAVTALSEGKNPPVYPVGPILNLGSDESNGQKNVIIDWLDDQPALSVVFLCFGSMGSFNVEQVKEIACALEHSKHRFLWSLRRPSGDEKKMEYPTDYENLEEVLPIGFMDRTAEIGKIIGWAPQTEILRHPSIGGFVSHCGWNSTLESIRYGVPIATWPIYAEQQLNAFQLVEELELGVEIKMDYRKENDVIVKAEEIERGIRCVMEHDSKVRTNVKEMSEKSKTTLMEGGSSLSILRRFIEDVMDNVP